A segment of the Corylus avellana chromosome ca2, CavTom2PMs-1.0 genome:
GGTGTTGACTAGTGAAGTGGCCAGATTGCAATTTCTTAATAGTTTGAGGAgctaatttatcattttttgaacattatggggctaaaatgaaaatgactgatagtttaggggggctaaattatatttttccctaaaatataTGTTCTATAAACTACTCAttcattttttacaaaattttaacacaatccccaataaaagaaaaaaaaatcataaagaaaaaagaaatatttatattaaaataatgtatatggaagttcttttgttttcttaagaaTAACATTGtaacattgtcaatgttttgGGAAGTTACTGTaggtgattttttaaaaaaatttcttatatataggaaagaaaatgaagtatatGGTGTTTGTGACCGGTGTTCATCCCATACCTTAGGCCTCGAATGGTCTTTAGGTAAACCCAATGTGCTGCCCTATTTGGTTGGTCCGATGCTGAAATACAAGAATAAGTAGAAAATGGAATAAGTAGAAAGATGGCCTTGGGTCTCGAGAACAATTGTCCTACTCTTCAAATTCATTTCCTCCCTTAATAGAAACTAAAGTCTCCATGTAACTAACCAACCACTGATATTGCGATCTATCAGCAATTTTGGAGATTAGTAATTTCTTTGGTAAATGAGTCATACAAGACTAGCTAGgggtgttaagagagcaagccgctcgcTTGCAAGCTTGGGCTCGGCTAATATAAGCTCGGCTTCTGctcggctcgaatattaaatgaaacgtttcgtgaacacaaatcctagctcgaatatgaAATGAAGCAAGGTCGTTTCAACTCGGTTAATTAAGCTCGTGAGCAAACTCGTATAAGGCTCTACTCGCTTATTAGGCTTgacttgtatattttttttttaagtaacaaataacaatatatagttaACATTACTcaacaataacaaatatattatatacctttgttagtttgttttttgttatttatacatatgtgtatatatattatatatatgtataataagaaatatatttgatattattattaatcattttatcatatgatataatcaaaCGGTACatgttattgtgtcatttaataaaaatattatcattatatagtttatattttgaaaattggaatcgtatatcacataatcattaatcattatataatcatatggtatatttgcataagttattattatttttaatcaatgCATTATAATTAGATATTTTATTCTTAGAAAACGTATACGGtatatatcacatgatcttagatttaatataatattaatatgaattgtgagatgatatgatcatataatttaagtatgagtgtacgaCCATTTGATCATGAGGAATTTAAGACTTAAAGTTTGAGtattaccattagattaaatgattcataattaagtaactaatgttttttttataatttatagattataatcacaatttgcGGTGAATCGTGATCATGAaatcatataatataagtatataacagttaacattgacccatatacatataagtatataaatgtttacatataagatacaatatatacTTGACATTATGTACTTGacaagcattaacattttaactaattaatactatatgtaatatgataatagtgattagtgtttGTGACATAAAAcgtttgacattgtgatttaaaaaatatttaatcttgcataaaaaaaaaatatatgattgaaaaaaacaaaatgtttaaaatcGCAATTATTGAAATTCAAATAACAAACTATAATTTCGAAAGtgaatcttaattttttaatttgaattttttattgaatttaatctgAATTTTTAAACTAACAATTTCGaaagaaatttaatttgaattttttattgaatttaattatagtcgttcaatttaattaaatttaatctcgGCTGTTGGATTTGATCTAATCTAACGAATTTAATCTTGACTCGTCTTCAACCTTTCACTCTCTTCTTCAACCTTCTGAAAGTTGCAGACTTTGAACACAAAACTTAACCCAAAACTCTGAACAACATAAATCTCTGAACAACATAAATCtactataattaatttataaaatctaGAGAACCCAATAcacaaaaaatcacataaactaaaaaatggAGGAAGTGTGCGATGTGCTCGAGCTACCATTGGAGATGAGGAGCAAAAGGGATGGTCAAAATGGGAAGAGGTGGAGGTTTATATAATGggtttgaagaagaagatgtaaATGAAGATAGAGAGCAGTGATATGGGACatgggttttgtgggtttggCTTCCTGGATGGTGAATTTGAGGGatggtagagagagagagagagagagacgagagagGGGAAAGAAGACGTTCGTCTCTACCCCAAGATCGGCTTACTGCATCAAACCAAATCGGTCATCCCCAAAATTAACACCCATCAAACCTTGAAGGCCTTGGAGACAAGCCCGAGCTTCTTCAAATGTCTTTTGGAGCATGAACCATTGTTGGAagtgttgataatggctcaaattgtcaacaactATGAAGATAATTgcagaaaaatatcaatatttaagTTGGTGGGCttaagtcatatttatctataagagaataaggttagttttaaaaggagttcAAGAACAACTTAGAATTGgatttttgaagaaaacatgTGCGAATAAACATGTGGGccgcaatgcttatcttcattatggaaaagactttgtatttatgatggtttcgttttcctAATAGCAATTGGATTAGAATTGTTTCTCATCTTTTTCGTGATTAAGcgtctataaaaggacatgcagtctttggttaagtggggatccgaaaaatccaaattggtgGGGATCCGAAAAATCTAAATTGGTGAGAGCAGTTTGTGACATTTACAAAATGTAGAGAGTTTTTATTCACTGGGTATTTAAGAGGGATAGTTGAGTGAGGTGTATAAGGGGTTAAGGACTTGGGTTTGAGATAtcaaacttgagcggttcaggcttgtaccattgtactcaatatttctcaatagtaaagaaggaaaccggatcacgccccgtggacgtaggcatattgccgaaccacgtaaactctttgtgtacgtatgtgattggtgtgtgttctcatGTGCTTTCTTTTCAAAcgtgtctttcgcataaaggacTGGTGagaaattggttgccaattaattattaattttcccaacaattggtatcaaagcttggTTGTGGATTTCTACTCattaagaagaaatgcagtccttgaagcttgggattgaaaggttcgatgggagaatgaactttggcttgtggcaaatacaagtcaaTGCCATCCAATCTGGGCTACACAAAACGTTGAGAGGAGCACGTTTGGCAGATTGCTCCAAAAACGCTAATAGTGTTTCTTTCACTACAATGAGAGATGAGTATGATGATGCTCTTTGAGAAGGGCATGTACATCCTCTGGCATAACTGCTAAAAATGTCAAgataatggatgtgttctatTAGCAGGTCCACATTTGCATATGAGACAatggtttggttttttttatgttgggtatgtggtggaaaatGGGGTTGATGGCTGATGAACTTTCGaggaaccaaacatggaagttgcaccatatttttcaacAGGATTTTTTCAACACGtgcccaaaaagaaagagaaaattcttggaatggtttaattctaagtgcatgtgctctttatggtggagcatgataattcttgtagaattattactgttggtgtAGACAATGTTTTGTACGACATCCCAGGGCGTGGGGATGAGCATCGGTCAAGATGCGGACTTGAGGTCTCAGGtggaggttgccaaattttcgccaaggtgaagattgttgataatggctcaaattgtcaacaagtgtgaagataattactgaaaaatatcaatattcaagttggtaggctcaagtcatatttatctataagaggataaggttaattttaaaagaaatcaaagaataacTTAGAATtagatttttggagaaaacgtgtgtggataaacatgtgggccgcaatgcttatcttcatcatggaaaaaactttgtatttatgattgttttgtttttccagcAGCAATTAGATTAGAATTGTTTCTCATCTTTTTCGTGACTAAGccactataaaaggacatgcagttcttggttaagtggggatccgaaaaattcaaattggtgaggATCCGAAAAGTTCAAATTGGTGGGAGCACTTTGTGACATTTAtaaagtgtagagagtttttctttactgggtatttaagagggacagttgagtgaggtgtacaaggggttaagggtttgggtttgagatattaaacttgagtGGTTTAGGCTTGTACCAttatactcaatatttctcaattctaaagaaggagaccggattacgccccgtggacgtaggcatattgccgaaccacataAACTCTTTATGTACGTGTGTGATTAGTGTATGTTCTCGTGTGctttcttttcaaacttgtctttcaCGTAAATGACTGGTGGAAAATTAgttgccaattaattattaattttcccAACAGGAAGATACAAGCAATAGAGCAAGAAAGGTGTCTTCTTGTCTGGTGAGCaaaagagtgagagagtgggaaatgagaatTGGGGTGAATTTGGTGAGAGGTGCGTGGTGAAGGAGATCGAGGGATTGAGAGAAGTTGAAAAGTTTTGTCCCACTACATACAACCCATTGTCCCACATCACTCGAAAACGTGAACCCCCAATTTTGTTCCTCTATAAAAGGAAGCATACCCTTCCCTATTACAAGCCGGGAACTCTTGTCGTACTGAGTGAGGCGCAATAATAGGCTAACTGGGCCAATTGGCAAgccaagaaaaattaaaaatttgtcatGGGCATCGAGCTGAGCCGGGCTCATTAGCTCGGCTTGTTTATTATGCTAACCAGCCAAACAAGCCAAGCTCGAGCAAGGGTAACTCTTTGGTGCGAGCTGAGCTTGAACACAATTTTCAAGGCTTGTGTCTGAGCTTGAGTTTGAGCAATATTTAAATGagtgtttaattaaatgagtgaTTAACTCAAATGAGagtgttcaagcttggctcattTACATGTGTAATTCTTCATGCTCGTAAAATATATGATGTATTACTTATTGTAACCACTAATCGGGTCACTGGTGAATAGCTTAGTCCATCATTTCTTAACAGTTAACACCAACTTCAAGCCATATATCAAAGCAAAACATGTCAAGCATGGCAATCGATGGTCGCAAATACAGCATCCTAGAGGTGTTTCATAAGCAAGCGTGGATACAATATGTTCTTCTACCCCAAGGGAAGAGAAAGGGTGCTGCTGCAGTCAATGACAAAACACTATATCTCACTAGAGATAAGTGTTTGAGTGTTGCAGATCAGAGAAGCGCTGAAGATGAAGAGAATAgagattgaaaatttgaaatgggAAGAGAAATTAAGGGTACTGCAGGCTGCAGTCGATGACAAAACACTATACGTGGAAAATGGGTTATTCGGATGGGGCTTGGATGAATGGTGTAAGATGACTGCCTAGAAGGATCTAACGGTTGACGATTAGGGGTGCGTTGGGATTTAAAGAGAGGAAATCCAAAAGGTTGCAAAATGGGGCAGAAGGAAAAAAGGCATTGTGGGATATGTTTTGTACAGCTGATGTGCCACTGAAACCAGATCCGTTATGATACATGTGAAGTTGACCTAATTATAATTTGTTGGATTATGGAGTTGGTAAAGCCCAAGTACTCAAGACATGCATCATCAATCAATCCCAACAGTAACTACAGTATATATCGTCTCTTAAAAAATCTGGATGAcaataagaagaaaagagaaaaaaataaaaataaaaataaattggcaATTCAAATCCTTCATTGTAATGGTAAGGGTATATATTGCACATCCCAGTGGTGTTTAAGCTTAGCAGCTCAATCAAGTAACCAGACTTAACATTGACCCTGGTCCCTGAATGACTAAAATCATCTTGATCTAAATGGTTATTGATTCGTATAGAAATTAATTGTTGGGTAAGTTGGATGAGCTCAAAGCCTGTAGCCATGTAAATGCTTAGCCCATCTTCTAGCCATGTAAGGATCGTGGTAATCCCAACTTTCAACACTGCTATTCCTCCCACCAATGCTCACATCTCTTCCTGTTGCATTACTTTTATCCCCTACACTCACTACAGTTTCCCCTGTTCTAGTGCATTCATCGACGTAGCTATATCCCACATGAACATCATCTCCATACTCTCCCAAGTCTAATGAGATCCTCCTTTCTTCACCAACTTTTAGTTCTCCAATCCTTATGATTCTGCAGTTGACTTCCTCCCCAATTTTCAACTGGATATCTCTAATGACACCTCCTAGCATTCTTAATAGGAACTGTTCAAATTCATGCATGACGAATCCATTTGAAGTGCCGAATCCGAGCCCCACATGAAACCTATGGATTGGAATGGGCACTTCCATATTGACGGCATGGTAAGATCGTGTTGGACTATCAGACAGATGCAAGATACAGGACTGTAGATTTTTGTGAACACGATCTTCAAGTATCTTAATCCCCCTTTTAAGCCCTTCAAATGGATCTGCTCGCCCCATATAGAATAGACGATCAATGATTTGTAGTGCAGTCCACTTTCCATAGGAGGTCATGCGCCTAATGGGAAAGGCACGTGCTGCAGCTGATGTGTAGGTAACAATGGCTAAACGATCAATGGGTCTAAGGGAGAAAACCACCAATGCCATCGATTGCTTGAGCAGCCTCAAGTGTGGCCCATTGGGACTCGCAACCAAGACCAAGTCAGTTGCTTGTTGATGTGCTAACTTCACTGAAAGAAAAGCTCTATTTGAGGAGGTGCAGATAATAATATTAGGCATTTGCCTGTTTGGTGACTGCAATAGTGAGGTCAATCGATGTAGGGGTGGATGGTATGCGCATGAGGTGCGACTACTATTCATTTGTATAGATGAATGAAAGTTGGGTGGAATGGGCACTGGAGAGAGATAAAGGCGGGGACGATTCGGCAAGTGAATATTGGGCTCAATAGGGTCATCACTGTCGGAGTATGCCCGTATGGGATCATTTTGGTTGCAAGAAGAGAGCGAAGGATAAGAAGGGTTCAGGCTGCAGGGCAGTTGGGTCCAATGGGCACGGCAAATGGGGCAGGTGACACTACCATGGCGAACAATATTGGAGGAGATGCAAGCAAAGTGGAAAGCATGAGAGCATTGGGTTGTGAATATTGCCTGCCCGGGGTTGCTTCCGCTGCTGTACCTGTTGTAACTCAAAGGGTCTAGACATATTGCGCACAAGTTCTGCCACATGAATCAACAAATTAAGTTGAAGCTATTAAATCATGGGAGACAGACTTTAAAGTAATAAACAGGTAAATATGACAAAAACTTATCCAAATGAAAACAATtgcactttatatatatatatatatatgatcctttttagaattgataaatgGTTTTCTGGATAGCTACCTTAATTATAATCTAGTCTATGTCTATTATAACAAATTCCATAATTTCATGGCAACTTTCTAAAAGTAACCCAGCAAAGAATCCTATTCTAAATGCTAATGGccagagttttttttaaaatatataacgATTTCACTGTATTAAGTTATAGAGCAAGTGACCTACGATGTTCTAGTGGATGgagtaataaataaattgttaatatataattgggaatatatataatgatggTTCATCATTTACAAAACCCTCCACCCCGGCACCTCCTattacataaaaacaaaaagaagtaaTGAGAAAAGCTTGACAAGATAATTAACTTTTCAGCAAAAACGAGCCAGAGATGTGATTACAAGTTTTTTTCTGAGATAGGGACAATTTCTTTCACTGCAATTGTCCCATTTGCTTGAAGATTCATGTATCAAGGTTTTGCCAGAAGACTAGTGCATACTAAATACGATGGACAAGAAAAGAACTTTTAGGTTTGGGCACTCAAGTGAGTTTGAGGTTGGTAGATTCAAAATTCAAGATGGGACTTTCAGGCTTAAATAGAATAGTACTGGTTAAGGAAAACGCCATAATGAATGAGTGCTTTGGGCAGGTGGGACTTCCAAAATAGGTTCTGCCGTCCACATAATAGTGGATTCTTCAACCGCTCCCTCTCTCTGGGCCTGTGCCATCATCAACAATCAACATGCTATATACACTCCTCACTCATTAATTAATActgaaaaaaactttattttgatCTCTTGAACTTTTACTCAATTTTACAAACATCCCTTGAacttttaaatatttcattttagacccctgaacttttaattaattactctcaatgtggacccctttgtcagattttaaacgttacatgacgtttatacccatgatttttgtataaaatttcaacttccaaaacgtttttttattttaaaaaaaaatgaaaatcaagaacattacggtcttttttttttgtatttttaacggctaaaatcaACGGGAGTGTTctaattaagagtaattgaaagttcagggatccaaaataagagatttgaaagtttatgagTTTTGTAAAGTCGGGTGAAACGTCAGGGGGCCAAAGCGAAGTTTCTCCTTAATACAGTGACCCCCTTGATACACCCATCAGTAATTTAGATCGTAaacaatacaaatacaaatcaaAGTCATTGGATCTGAATTTTGATTGGGGAAAAGTGaaagtaaaaaacaactaaaacatGAAAAGTTGTGGCCCTTCTGGGAGTGGTCAAACTTTGAGAAGCATTGGATTCCGgaaagaaaatttctttcaagcAAAATGCAGGGGAAATGAGTTAAGAAGAAAAGGAGATTGTAGGATGGGGAATGGATACCTTAGAAGTAGGGACGTTGTTGGTGGATGATTCTGATTCCTCTGCAACAGCTTCTCCTGTGCTCTTCTTTGCCTTTGCTGGAGTCACAGCTGAAGGATCCGAGATCTGCgcaaaacattgaaaaataacaacaaagaaACCAGACCCAGTTGTCATAATTCATATGTATGGTCTTGTCTTTCTTAAGACTGACGAAGTAAAAGAAGCTCTTAGAGAAATTTGCAAagaataaaaacagaaaaaaggtACTACTTTGGGGCTTAAATCTTTTGACAGAAAGTGAGAAATGTTGGAAAATATTATGAGGATCTTACGTATTTTGTCCCGTAAGAGTAGAAATCCAATAGATGACTAAAGAGAGGAGATAAAACAATTGAATGAATTAAATCACGTAGGTTTTCTCTATATATACTAGTGCAATACAACTCTTCATGGAGACGCTTTGCTTACAGTTTGAGTAGTGCTACTGGTATAGAGGCCCCCTACAGCTTTATTCCTGGAGAAGGAGCCGCACGCATATGCTGCTGCAACCACCACCTTCCGAGCCGCTTTTCTCAGTTTTGATGTTGCTACTCCTCCTTCTCCTCCCATCCCTTCTAttatatcttcttcttctcttctacTTCTTCAGATGCTATAAAGTACTCTCTACGACTTGagaattgcaagaaaaatagaGAGCCGGAGTGGGGCGGGTAGACAAGGCTCTGTGCCAAGTCTGCAATTTGTCACAGGATCCCAGCTCTTGCTGTTGTGTCTGCCGTTCCTTTAAactttattattctttttaacacacgattattctttttaaaggatatatattttgccttgaaatattttaaatggaatGTTTTAAAAAGCATTAAATGAAAAATGTCCAACgttgaaaagagagaagattttgttggcattCATACAGCCCAACAAATTTAAGTTATTAAATGAGCTATGCTAGGTACATCATTACATGATACCTGCACTTGTGGGCTATAGGGCGCTAGTGACACACTTCGCACTTATCACGAAgccgagtaatgctataagtcttttaGAGTCTTCCTAGAATCATCTCTAATgtgatgtaccttttaaaattactgttgaatttgaaatataatttattaacttttgatttaatagtaattttaaaaaatcgcaTCACATTTAAGATGATTCTGAAAactgtaaaaaaatttataacatcACTCCACGAAGCCCATTAGCTTTTCTCTTCCGGGTTTCCACATCCTTAAAGGATGCCAGCTTTCCTTcatttgattccacaaaatcATTTCACTTTGAATAATGCCGAGAATCACTCGCCTCATTAAAAGAGTTTCGAGCTGTCGTTGCACTGTGATCGCTCCTGGCCAAACTTTCCTCATCCACCCGGAAATCCGTAATTTCCATTTTGAGAATTAGGTTTCCCCCGTCCCAAAGGATCATCAGCGCCGCCCTCCATCTCTTCAGAACCTGCTCCGGCCATATTCTGGTTGTCCTCCATTTTGCTACCTCTATCCCATCGCGACCTCTGTCCCCCCATAGCCGGTGTAGTGGGGCCTCTCTTAGCAAACCAATTTTGAAACTTGCCCTTCATACTTGGCCGATGTACTCACGATTTTAACCCAAGGAAAACACCATAGTAAGAGGGATTGCTGAACCATAGAGAAAGTCCCTGAAATTATGGCCTGGCTAGCTACTATTGACGCCAATATAGCTAACACAAACGTTGGCTAATACAAAGGGTCTGCATCACAAGTAGCCATCTCAATTAGTTAATGGAGAACTTTAATTAATTGTAACATTAACTAATTCTTTTAGGATATAATTtaaatgcatgtaaaaatatttattaaacaatataattaaattcaccattatatattaatttaaacttttaagataatcGGTGATTCAACAATATAACTAGTGTTTTCTGGATCATGACAGAATTTTTTACTCGTAGAAGGTCTCCT
Coding sequences within it:
- the LOC132169111 gene encoding probable E3 ubiquitin-protein ligase EDA40; amino-acid sequence: MGGEGGVATSKLRKAARKVVVAAAYACGSFSRNKAVGGLYTSSTTQTISDPSAVTPAKAKKSTGEAVAEESESSTNNVPTSKNLCAICLDPLSYNRYSSGSNPGQAIFTTQCSHAFHFACISSNIVRHGSVTCPICRAHWTQLPCSLNPSYPSLSSCNQNDPIRAYSDSDDPIEPNIHLPNRPRLYLSPVPIPPNFHSSIQMNSSRTSCAYHPPLHRLTSLLQSPNRQMPNIIICTSSNRAFLSVKLAHQQATDLVLVASPNGPHLRLLKQSMALVVFSLRPIDRLAIVTYTSAAARAFPIRRMTSYGKWTALQIIDRLFYMGRADPFEGLKRGIKILEDRVHKNLQSCILHLSDSPTRSYHAVNMEVPIPIHRFHVGLGFGTSNGFVMHEFEQFLLRMLGGVIRDIQLKIGEEVNCRIIRIGELKVGEERRISLDLGEYGDDVHVGYSYVDECTRTGETVVSVGDKSNATGRDVSIGGRNSSVESWDYHDPYMARRWAKHLHGYRL